From Mucilaginibacter inviolabilis, a single genomic window includes:
- a CDS encoding RNA polymerase sigma factor translates to MSNPNQSDKDLFAAVQRHDKKAFTLLYDRYWELVYKKAYSYLKDTDTCAGIVNDIFVNIWEKRDVLKIITFKNYVTSAARYRVYNAISSNNSSPLTFVNDYQSLDASVVVYNDAESNMQVSDLKNNLDILLDQLPARCKEIFLLSRVGHMSNHEIAEKLSISKRAVENQISLALKHLKPYLKNYPTVLIIAKLMMLYTSLRS, encoded by the coding sequence ATGAGCAACCCCAATCAATCGGACAAAGATTTATTCGCCGCAGTACAACGCCACGATAAAAAAGCGTTTACGCTGCTGTATGATCGATACTGGGAGCTGGTCTACAAAAAGGCATATTCTTATCTAAAAGATACTGATACTTGCGCGGGCATTGTCAATGACATTTTCGTTAACATTTGGGAGAAAAGGGATGTCTTGAAAATTATTACATTCAAGAATTACGTCACGTCTGCTGCACGTTACAGGGTTTATAATGCGATTAGTTCGAACAATAGTTCACCCTTGACCTTTGTGAACGATTACCAAAGCCTTGATGCTTCAGTCGTAGTATATAACGACGCTGAAAGTAACATGCAGGTATCCGACCTCAAAAACAACCTGGATATTTTACTGGATCAGCTACCCGCAAGATGCAAAGAAATATTTCTTTTGAGCAGGGTTGGTCATATGAGCAACCATGAAATAGCTGAAAAACTTTCAATTTCAAAAAGGGCCGTTGAGAACCAGATATCACTGGCGTTAAAACACCTAAAACCTTATCTCAAAAATTATCCAACGGTTTTAATCATTGCAAAACTCATGATGCTTTATACCAGTCTGCGTTCTTAA
- a CDS encoding sensor histidine kinase, with amino-acid sequence MKKLASLAKGILLFCGLALAGSWTKAVAQDTLMVGRRQSTADVDTYLLLYGTNKQLDVQTLAGKIPAADFFKIEPARGFSQKIDIYRHFWLKLLLKNTAPVDTMVYFQFHSHVVDTATLYFKTGQGDFRQIGQTGVDLDFKKRMIPTYDMVFPIRLKSGEAKYVVMKVDVDDGDEFHMFPELSPAKKFQVSEERFYMITGIFTAVMAMVFLLNVLLAIALKRRIHWLYSGYVVVALYEILTMCGADIQFLYPHHPEFSGYFEHLAPCVLGVLMSLIMRKFLQYKERPAIFGRIAHIGMYLIILMTALCLLANFVFKQALAFQGYTEQGLAVVLFIQCLLFLACAIERIKQGFKPARFYLAAIVVFDMGLIQFILMVLFNIDQKNVLTSYPNLIQWGIAWETVVVFIGIVYSYRQLARELDAQKDMLLSSVVAAEEGVRERISQNLHEGVASALGHLSRQLSNTTTDMPAPQLESVLSNSVELANNAYLDVRRISHELAPVSFENDWLIRSLEKTLLTLNQLRTTEFQLYTKGDDRSLPKPVALMVYQILNELISNIMKHAKASSAFIQLFINENSVDIFVEDNGVGFDANHTANLGIGLTNIRSRVAFIKGEIIFDSGEGGTHVTIHVPNFKNQSHGKN; translated from the coding sequence ATGAAAAAATTAGCATCCTTAGCGAAAGGTATTTTGTTGTTTTGCGGACTTGCACTGGCAGGCTCATGGACTAAGGCCGTTGCGCAGGATACACTGATGGTCGGCAGGAGGCAATCTACCGCAGATGTAGATACCTACCTTTTATTATACGGCACCAATAAACAATTGGACGTGCAGACCCTGGCCGGTAAAATACCGGCTGCTGATTTTTTTAAGATCGAGCCAGCGAGGGGCTTCAGTCAAAAGATCGATATCTACCGGCACTTCTGGCTCAAACTGCTGCTGAAGAATACAGCGCCCGTGGATACGATGGTCTACTTTCAGTTTCACAGCCATGTCGTCGATACGGCAACATTATATTTCAAAACAGGACAAGGCGATTTCCGGCAGATCGGGCAAACCGGGGTCGATCTGGATTTTAAGAAACGAATGATACCCACCTATGATATGGTCTTTCCTATCAGGCTCAAATCCGGGGAGGCTAAATATGTCGTGATGAAGGTTGATGTTGATGACGGTGACGAATTTCATATGTTCCCTGAATTGTCCCCGGCCAAAAAATTCCAGGTCAGCGAAGAGCGCTTTTATATGATCACTGGCATATTTACTGCCGTCATGGCCATGGTATTTCTGCTTAACGTCTTACTGGCTATCGCGCTCAAGCGCCGTATCCACTGGCTCTACAGCGGTTATGTAGTTGTTGCGCTTTATGAGATCCTGACGATGTGTGGTGCAGACATCCAGTTCCTCTACCCGCATCACCCGGAATTTTCGGGTTATTTCGAACATCTTGCACCTTGTGTCCTCGGCGTCCTGATGTCATTGATCATGCGCAAATTCCTTCAATATAAAGAACGCCCCGCCATTTTTGGACGTATCGCACACATCGGCATGTACCTGATTATACTGATGACCGCGCTTTGTCTCCTCGCAAACTTTGTTTTCAAACAGGCTTTAGCTTTCCAGGGTTATACAGAACAGGGGTTGGCGGTCGTCCTGTTTATTCAATGCCTGCTCTTCCTGGCCTGCGCTATCGAGCGGATAAAACAAGGGTTTAAACCGGCAAGGTTCTACCTGGCAGCTATCGTTGTTTTTGATATGGGCCTGATCCAATTTATCCTGATGGTACTTTTCAATATAGATCAAAAAAACGTTCTCACCAGCTATCCGAACTTGATTCAATGGGGCATTGCCTGGGAAACCGTTGTGGTCTTTATTGGTATCGTATATAGTTACAGGCAGCTGGCGAGGGAACTCGATGCCCAGAAAGACATGTTGCTTTCTTCTGTCGTTGCAGCAGAAGAGGGTGTCCGCGAACGCATTTCTCAAAATCTTCATGAGGGCGTCGCATCTGCACTGGGACACCTGTCGCGGCAGCTGAGCAATACGACTACGGACATGCCTGCCCCGCAGTTGGAATCGGTTCTCAGCAATTCGGTAGAATTGGCCAACAACGCCTATCTGGATGTACGCAGGATCTCCCATGAATTAGCGCCGGTAAGCTTTGAAAACGACTGGCTAATCCGCAGTCTTGAAAAAACGCTCCTGACCCTGAACCAGCTGAGGACGACCGAATTTCAATTATATACCAAAGGGGATGACCGGTCATTGCCTAAACCGGTGGCGCTGATGGTTTACCAGATTCTCAATGAGCTGATCAGTAATATCATGAAGCATGCTAAAGCATCGAGCGCATTTATCCAGTTGTTTATCAACGAAAATAGTGTAGATATTTTCGTTGAGGATAACGGTGTTGGTTTCGACGCCAATCACACGGCAAACTTAGGCATCGGCCTCACCAACATCCGCAGTCGCGTGGCCTTTATAAAAGGGGAGATCATTTTTGATTCTGGTGAAGGAGGAACACACGTGACCATTCATGTACCAAACTTTAAAAATCAAAGCCATGGAAAAAACTAA
- a CDS encoding DUF4407 domain-containing protein, whose protein sequence is MKNIYLKLVCFIAGYRYAILKNYDGYSQRKIGVLAISMMFPVGIYALDGWLVSRNICQASIGEAVTSSLVAAGFIFLLEKAIVMTKVSLGLSIFRIAVACGLSFIGAIGLMIDLFHQDVDRQLAVMQQGKNVEYAKIVADKHKKEIADMDRSLAMYLAQYKKFSELAISEPSNVNDPGVGRKTRYYEQQRDITESRFLKPLRAKRDSLVTVMAGEVEKEAKIQEGKVGLLTRIQALFDFSFATGFGRLLCFVCLGVLLGLELMVLALKNGMRKSAFERDEDDYNDKHEQRSQDGKNNRNKNGHMSMTYPLHIAHQ, encoded by the coding sequence ATGAAAAATATCTATTTAAAGCTGGTATGCTTCATTGCAGGCTACCGCTATGCGATCCTCAAAAATTACGACGGCTATTCGCAGCGTAAGATAGGCGTACTTGCCATCAGCATGATGTTCCCGGTGGGCATTTATGCTTTAGATGGCTGGCTGGTATCGCGCAATATTTGCCAGGCGTCGATCGGTGAGGCGGTTACCTCCAGCCTCGTGGCTGCCGGATTTATATTTTTGCTGGAGAAGGCTATTGTTATGACCAAGGTCTCCCTCGGCCTTTCGATCTTCCGTATCGCGGTAGCCTGCGGCCTTTCCTTTATTGGTGCCATTGGCTTGATGATCGATCTGTTTCACCAGGACGTTGACCGGCAGCTTGCCGTAATGCAGCAGGGGAAAAATGTCGAATACGCTAAAATAGTGGCTGACAAACACAAAAAAGAAATTGCGGATATGGACCGTTCGCTGGCAATGTATCTGGCACAGTATAAAAAATTCTCTGAGCTAGCGATCAGTGAGCCTTCTAATGTGAACGATCCGGGTGTTGGCAGGAAAACGCGTTACTATGAACAACAGCGCGATATCACTGAATCCCGCTTCCTGAAACCGCTGCGTGCAAAACGAGATAGTTTAGTGACAGTCATGGCCGGCGAAGTGGAAAAGGAGGCAAAGATTCAAGAGGGCAAAGTTGGGTTGCTGACCCGGATACAAGCCTTGTTCGATTTCTCCTTTGCAACAGGCTTTGGCCGGCTGCTGTGCTTCGTATGCCTGGGTGTCCTGCTGGGTTTAGAGCTTATGGTTCTCGCACTTAAAAATGGCATGCGTAAGTCCGCTTTCGAGCGTGATGAGGACGACTACAATGACAAGCACGAGCAGCGCAGCCAGGATGGCAAGAACAACCGTAACAAAAATGGTCATATGAGTATGACCTATCCTCTCCACATAGCTCATCAATAA
- a CDS encoding lipase family protein translates to MKPLNLHKLWPALNRTDWNLKAYTLEKTAICCAFSRMAYWQIPKYELEGHDNLKIMPSRDYLEFVKKKQCRTVKELLQQADFGQNFIIETKSLVLIALDVKGTLFIAIRGTASFHEAYTDLKFRTIGIKGDRSIRYHKGFYEAVTECIDQLVIKLHKFDPDIRIYITGHSLGGAMSAILHTLMSGSNAFEHNKYAQALKGYRSHSCYTFGMPRFGNKEAVNISSPFSFYREGDIVPGLPPRFLGYANSRYEYRIDRKTIISKIFIGGSNKLLWVYNWVRRLNVSNHFIEHYYIDLFHIYKKRK, encoded by the coding sequence ATGAAACCTTTAAACCTACACAAACTCTGGCCTGCACTCAACCGTACCGACTGGAACCTTAAAGCCTATACACTTGAAAAGACCGCCATTTGCTGCGCTTTTTCCAGAATGGCTTACTGGCAGATCCCTAAATATGAACTGGAAGGACATGACAACCTAAAGATCATGCCCTCCAGAGACTACCTGGAATTTGTAAAAAAGAAACAATGCCGGACAGTAAAGGAACTGCTGCAACAGGCAGACTTCGGACAAAACTTTATTATTGAAACCAAATCACTGGTATTGATAGCGCTTGACGTAAAAGGAACTTTATTTATCGCCATACGCGGTACCGCCAGTTTTCACGAGGCCTATACCGATCTCAAATTCCGTACGATTGGGATCAAAGGCGATCGAAGCATCCGCTATCATAAAGGGTTTTACGAGGCCGTCACCGAATGTATCGACCAGTTGGTTATCAAACTCCATAAATTTGATCCGGATATCCGGATCTATATTACCGGACACTCTCTCGGCGGGGCCATGTCGGCTATTCTGCATACCTTGATGTCCGGCAGCAACGCGTTTGAACATAACAAATATGCGCAAGCGTTGAAAGGCTACCGGTCACATTCCTGCTACACCTTCGGTATGCCAAGGTTTGGCAATAAAGAAGCCGTGAACATTTCCTCACCTTTTTCATTTTACCGGGAAGGCGATATAGTCCCGGGGCTACCACCCCGGTTTTTAGGTTATGCCAATAGCCGGTATGAATACCGTATTGACCGAAAAACGATTATCAGCAAAATCTTTATCGGCGGTAGCAACAAACTGCTGTGGGTTTATAACTGGGTAAGACGGCTTAATGTGAGCAATCATTTTATAGAGCATTACTATATTGACCTGTTTCATATCTATAAAAAAAGAAAATAA
- a CDS encoding response regulator transcription factor: MEKTKIIIAEDMALNAQGLASLIREMEDFEVIKIVSDGNQLVHSVTDYQPDIILLDINMPYMDGFKAATLIREQFPKIKILFLSVLWDTSIKKFIEKHGLCGYLSKNVSANDLRKGLRDARDAKPVMVTPAPLFDPKEMPEYDSLRKKLLSDREIEVICLVLKGFTSENIAGFLKISANTVKSHRKNVHIKLEISNDGELGLFAARTQLCK, from the coding sequence ATGGAAAAAACTAAGATCATCATTGCCGAGGATATGGCCCTGAACGCACAGGGACTGGCGTCACTCATTAGGGAGATGGAAGATTTTGAAGTTATTAAAATTGTTTCTGATGGCAATCAGCTGGTGCATTCTGTAACAGATTATCAGCCGGACATTATCCTATTAGACATTAATATGCCGTACATGGATGGTTTCAAAGCTGCAACGCTGATCCGGGAGCAGTTCCCCAAAATCAAGATCCTTTTCTTAAGCGTGCTTTGGGACACAAGTATTAAGAAATTTATTGAAAAGCATGGACTTTGTGGTTATCTATCTAAAAATGTTTCAGCTAACGACCTTCGCAAGGGACTTCGGGACGCACGCGATGCGAAACCTGTCATGGTTACACCAGCCCCATTGTTCGATCCGAAGGAAATGCCAGAATATGATAGTTTAAGAAAAAAGTTGTTGTCTGACCGCGAGATAGAAGTGATATGCCTGGTGCTCAAAGGCTTCACATCTGAAAACATTGCTGGGTTTTTAAAGATAAGCGCAAATACGGTCAAGTCACACCGAAAGAACGTCCACATTAAACTGGAGATCAGCAATGATGGGGAGCTGGGACTTTTTGCTGCAAGGACTCAATTATGTAAATAA